The genomic stretch AGGTCCTACTTTCGCTTTCACTTTTCCGTTTTCCGCAGAAACTTCGCCGATGAGTTTCCAGCGACTATTTTCCCGGCGCGCTTTTTCGATGTCTTCAAGCGAGATTTTAGTGATGCCTTCCCTGACGACATCAGTCGTTTTGAGCGGCTGTCCCATGATCACGTTTGCCAGAATGACAATTTTTGCCAGCGCATCCCAGCCTTCGACGTCGGCGGCGGGGTCGGCTTCGGCGTAACCTAATTCTTGCGCTTTTTTCAGTACTTCTTCGTAAGGCTTGCCCTGTTCCATTTCTGTCAGAATGTAATTGGTTGTTCCGTTCAAAATTCCGCGGACTTTTCGGATTGTACAGCCGGCAAGGCTAAAAAGTCCGGTATTAATCACCGGAGTCCCGCTCATCACGGTGCCTTCTATTCCAAAAATGACATTTTTCGCATCTGCTAATTTTTTCAAATCCCGATAAAATAATGCTGCCGGTCCCTTGTTGGTGGTTACTACGTGCATTCCTTTTTCCAGCGCCCGACGGCAG from Calditrichota bacterium encodes the following:
- a CDS encoding homoserine dehydrogenase, producing the protein MKYRLIFIGFGLVGQGLTEILINKRHWLKEKYNFECEIVAVSAKSKGAVADEKGLSAEKLLELVHQGKSLEEYPDGVKGLSPLQTIEQLEADILIEVTYTNIKTGEPATTYCRRALEKGMHVVTTNKGPAALFYRDLKKLADAKNVIFGIEGTVMSGTPVINTGLFSLAGCTIRKVRGILNGTTNYILTEMEQGKPYEEVLKKAQELGYAEADPAADVEGWDALAKIVILANVIMGQPLKTTDVVREGITKISLEDIEKARRENSRWKLIGEVSAENGKVKAKVGPEKLDLSDPLSSVMGTTNAITFDTDLMGSVTIVGAGAGRIETGFSLLTDILAIHRKFAG